One part of the Niveispirillum cyanobacteriorum genome encodes these proteins:
- a CDS encoding type II toxin-antitoxin system Phd/YefM family antitoxin has translation MKTTIPASEFTRNFGHYRMVAQRETVAVSSHGRITGYFIAPDEYERGSLHVSLAPTLGRPQSYATGIDTRPRTWHTYF, from the coding sequence ATGAAAACCACGATCCCGGCGTCCGAATTCACCCGTAATTTCGGCCATTACCGCATGGTGGCACAGCGGGAGACTGTGGCCGTCTCCAGCCATGGCCGCATCACCGGCTACTTCATCGCCCCCGACGAATATGAGCGAGGTTCTTTGCATGTTAGTCTTGCGCCCACACTGGGCAGGCCGCAGTCTTATGCTACAGGCATTGATACGCGACCGAGAACGTGGCATACCTACTTTTAA
- a CDS encoding DUF4747 family protein produces the protein MRELKLAVGGLNIRLHPHSPEIYDLYIQALYNARTPVRIRGDRFAMITRIDRREVHNNLIKGTIRTFTKIDPNGQWFDEESLDDAKPDLLKQIKIPPTVHPNSASFRFSMNTKNHMLVFENYVDGRQLTPNSAEIIFRRLSELTAIVRKFGHAKITIKQDQSSLERIFDLQRIKSVKFVLEKPNPDIWSDDLEQQVEAHLDAANASRIEIVYKASSGESIEKTDSMDQLGRAALVNGAVEALGYNENGHVKISTLDYPKIEQTKYDPETQSEEIVYDNLRRRMESRL, from the coding sequence GTGCGTGAACTTAAGCTGGCCGTGGGTGGACTTAATATACGCCTACACCCGCATTCGCCCGAGATTTATGATTTGTATATCCAGGCATTATATAATGCTCGCACACCCGTCCGTATTCGGGGCGATCGATTTGCCATGATAACCCGGATCGACCGTCGAGAAGTACATAACAATCTGATTAAAGGTACAATTAGAACTTTCACCAAAATCGATCCAAACGGACAGTGGTTTGATGAAGAAAGTTTGGATGATGCAAAACCTGATCTTTTAAAGCAAATAAAAATACCCCCTACTGTACATCCAAATTCCGCATCATTTCGATTCTCAATGAATACGAAGAACCATATGCTTGTTTTTGAGAATTATGTAGATGGACGACAACTAACACCAAATAGCGCTGAGATTATCTTTAGAAGACTGTCCGAATTGACGGCTATAGTTAGAAAATTTGGACACGCGAAAATCACCATAAAGCAAGATCAATCGTCATTAGAGAGGATTTTTGATTTACAGAGAATAAAATCGGTTAAATTCGTTCTCGAGAAGCCCAACCCAGATATTTGGAGCGACGACCTCGAACAGCAGGTTGAGGCGCACTTAGATGCTGCGAATGCAAGCCGTATAGAAATTGTTTATAAGGCTTCTAGTGGGGAGTCCATTGAGAAGACGGATAGCATGGACCAACTTGGAAGGGCAGCCCTAGTTAACGGTGCAGTAGAAGCCCTTGGCTACAACGAAAACGGTCATGTTAAAATCTCCACATTAGATTATCCAAAAATAGAGCAAACAAAATATGATCCCGAAACGCAAAGCGAAGAGATTGTATACGATAATCTCCGCCGCCGGATGGAAAGCCGTTTATGA